In Rosa chinensis cultivar Old Blush chromosome 1, RchiOBHm-V2, whole genome shotgun sequence, a genomic segment contains:
- the LOC112165448 gene encoding clathrin light chain 2, with protein sequence MSSSSFTLPDDDSVPTTGSTRPFDDDDYLRYEHDSVVVDDVFATETEAPSPPSVFAAGSDNPILPPPSEMLPEEGSALREWRRQNAIQLAEKEKREKELLSQIIEEAEDFKVEFYQKRKITSENNKAANREKEKMFVASQEKFHAEVDQNYWKAVADLIPNEVPAIEKRGKKDQEKKPSIVVVQGPKPGKPTELSRMRQVLLKLKHNTPPHLKPSPPAPAAAPEAVVAAAAAAPEAIAAA encoded by the exons atgtcctcctcctccttcactcTTCCCGATGACGACTCCGTCCCCACCACCGGGTCAACCCGCCCCTTTGACGACGACGACTACCTCCGCTACGAGCATGACTCCGTCGTAGTGGACGACGTGTTCGCGACTGAGACAGAAGCTCCATCTCCGCCGTCGGTCTTCGCTGCCGGATCGGACAATCCGATTCTTCCGCCTCCGTCCGAGATGCTGCCGGAGGAGGGCTCCGCTCTCAGAGAATGGAGGAG GCAGAATGCAATTCAGCTTGcggagaaagagaagagagaaaaggagTTATTGAGCCAAATCATCGAGGAAGCTGAAGATTTCAAGGTTGAATTCTACCAGAAGAGGAAGATCACTTCTGAGAATAACAAAGCTGCTAACAGGGAAAAAGAGAAG ATGTTTGTTGCCAGTCAAGAGAAGTTTCATGCTGAGGTAGACCAGAACTACTGGAAGGCAGTTGCAGATCTCATTCCCAATGAGGTGCCAGCAATAGAGAAGAGAGGGAAGAAGGATCAAGAAAAGAAGCCTTCCATTGTCGTTGTGCAAGGTCCAAAACCTGGTAAGCCAACTGAGCTCTCGAGGATGAGGCAGGTACTTCTAAAATTGAAGCATAATACGCCTCCTCACCTAAAGCCTTCGCCACCGGCACCAGCCGCTGCCCCTGAGGCTGTAGTTGCCGCTGCGGCAGCTGCGCCTGAGGCTATAGCTGCTGCCTGA